Genomic window (Tissierellales bacterium):
TTATTCCCTCCTTCTTCTAAAACTTTAATCTATTCCATTCCTTCAAAGAATTCTATTCCTTCGCTATCTTCAGTTAAAGTAACTATTGCTTTTTTCCAGCTTGCTGTTCTTCCTACGTGTACTCCCATTCTTTTTTCTTTTCCTGAAACATTCATAGTATTTATACTCTTTACTTCTACATCAAAAATATTTTCTATAGCCTTTTTAATTTCAGTCTTTTTAGCTCTCTTATCCACCATAAAAGTATATTTACCCATTGCCATAGCATCCATACTTCCTTCAGTAATAATAGGCTTAATTATAACATCGTGTAGGTTTTGCATTATCCATACACCTCCTCCACTTTTTTCACTGCAGCTTTTGTAATAATGAAGGAATCATAATTTAATATCTCATATACATTTAAAGTATCCAATAATATAGTTTCCACATTAGGAATATTTTTTGCTGATTTAACTATATTATCATTTTTTTCATCCATTACAATTAGTGCTTTATTATCTGCATTAACATTTTCCAAAATCTTTACCATTTCCTTAGTCTTTGGAGTTTCTAAGGTTAATTCATCTAAAACAATCATTTCATTATTTGTAACCTTTGAAGTCAAAGCACTTTTCATAGCTAATCGTCTAACTTTTTTAGGTACCTTATAGCTATAGTCTCTTGGTTTTGGCGCAAAAGTTACTCCACCGCCTACCCAGTGAGGTGCTCTAATGCTACCTTGTCTTGCTCTACCAGTACCTTTTTGTCTCCAAGGCTTTCTTCCGCCTCCTCTGACTTCAGTCCTAGTCTTAGCTGACTGAGTACCTTGTCTTCTACTTGCCAGTTGACTTTTTACAACTTCATGTACTGCACGTTCATTTATATCAACACCAAATACTTCATCACTTAATTCAATTTCGTCTATTTCTTCACCTAACACATTTAAAACATTAACTTTTGCCATCCCTTATCCTCCTTTCTAGCAGTTATTTTGCTACTTTTACACTTTGTTTTATCTTTAATAAACCACCTTTTGGCCCTGGTACTGCACCTTTTACAAGTAATAAGTTTTTCTCACTATCTACTCTAATAATTTCTAGATTTTGAACGGTAACTTTTTCATGCCCCATTCTTCCTGCTAACTTTTTCCCTTTAAGAACTCTACCTGGATAAGCTGCACCTGCCATTGCTCCTGGAGCTCTATGGGTTTTAGAACCATGAGTTGTACGTCCTTTCGCTAATCCATATCTTTTAACTGGGCCTTGCGTTCCCTTTCCTTTTGACACACCAGATACATCTACTTTATCTCCAGCTTCAAAAATATCTGCTTTTAATTCTTGACCAATTTCAAATTCATTTAAGTCTTCAACTTTAAATTCACTTAAATGTTTTCTATATTCTACATTCGCTTTATCATAATGACCTTTTAAAGGTTTATTCACCCTATGTTCTTTAGCTATTTCATATCCTACTTGGATTGCATTATAACCATCATTTTCAACAGTTTTCTTTTGCAATACCTCCATAGGTCCTGCTTCTATAACAGTCACTGGTACAACAGTCCCGTCTTCATGGA
Coding sequences:
- the rplW gene encoding 50S ribosomal protein L23 — translated: MQNLHDVIIKPIITEGSMDAMAMGKYTFMVDKRAKKTEIKKAIENIFDVEVKSINTMNVSGKEKRMGVHVGRTASWKKAIVTLTEDSEGIEFFEGME
- the rplD gene encoding 50S ribosomal protein L4, with the protein product MAKVNVLNVLGEEIDEIELSDEVFGVDINERAVHEVVKSQLASRRQGTQSAKTRTEVRGGGRKPWRQKGTGRARQGSIRAPHWVGGGVTFAPKPRDYSYKVPKKVRRLAMKSALTSKVTNNEMIVLDELTLETPKTKEMVKILENVNADNKALIVMDEKNDNIVKSAKNIPNVETILLDTLNVYEILNYDSFIITKAAVKKVEEVYG
- the rplC gene encoding 50S ribosomal protein L3 — its product is MKNILGKKIGMTQIFHEDGTVVPVTVIEAGPMEVLQKKTVENDGYNAIQVGYEIAKEHRVNKPLKGHYDKANVEYRKHLSEFKVEDLNEFEIGQELKADIFEAGDKVDVSGVSKGKGTQGPVKRYGLAKGRTTHGSKTHRAPGAMAGAAYPGRVLKGKKLAGRMGHEKVTVQNLEIIRVDSEKNLLLVKGAVPGPKGGLLKIKQSVKVAK